tttatatgtcaTTATTACatccattaattatttttattttatttatcattaatttattttattttattataattactcaGTTTTATGctataactttattttatttggaaataaaatttattatatatttatataaatatagataCAGACGTTGGTGAGATAAATGactttcaaattaaatatttattttgatttcgtacataaataataaaaatatcagcaaatattttaatttataaaacttaTAGATGatttaaagtttattttattgggttggctgttaattaattatattataaaaattaatagtttgaTAACCACTTGTGCCTATGGTTTGAAAAATAATTGAGTTGGAAAATGAAATGCTAActccattattattatttatttttattttattagcgtATTGCCAAAAACAATTGTTTGGAATAGTACAAGTGGGTCTCCTATAATACTTGTCCTGAATTTCAAATTTACATTTTTCAGATATTATAGTATTAaggtctttttttttattttagttgtcACATAACCTGTTTTTACTgtgataattaattatttaatatttattttaaaatattcattttgaaaaaggattttttttttataaacgcAATATTTACATTCTGAAATCTCAAGATAGCACATaatctattataattaaaacttaaaacaaaAACATCAGAGCACAATctttttgcaaaaaaaaaaaaaaaagcaagaattaaataaaaaatcaaattaaaattttaaattaatttaattcgatcaattttttcagtttaaaccgaatactgatCAACTCTACTCTTAAATAGCGAGGATAATGCCAAACAGAATGAATCTCAAATTCAAACATTTTaaaaacatcaataaaattattgaagttaataaaaaaaataacaaatatatcaaattctgaaaatatcatattaaaatataattattatttttttattttcatgtcaaattaaaatataggcAAATTTCCTAGTTCTGCTACCTTGTTTTGCTTTCAAATTAAGTAGagaaaaaaagataaagaaGACTAAAATCTTAAGTTAAAAGGGTGTCTTTTTCTCCCCAATTAGCAATAGACAATTTCATACAAACAGTCCCTCAACAGTGTTCACAAAGGATCTTTACCTTTTGGATTGATTTGAAAAGGAAATTTTATGTTCAAGCTgatctctctcttctttttgaaaatatttttatttttataaaatttgaagaaaagcttAATATATCATGTCCATTAATAAATGCAGGCCAACAAATTTACTCAATATAGTCAACTTAATTAcgaattaaattacaaaaatttggtaataataaaaataattcttaatttttttagtggaaaaataatatttaatatataattttatataaatatttttttttaatgctgACAGAAGGTTGGGCTATCACTTCTCAATAGCTTGAGAATATTCTCCGTGATTAATATGCGCATCAAATAATACATACTTGAGGGTGAGATTAAAAAGTGTTTTTTCGTGTCACCAGCATGTGAGGTTTACATGGCTCCATAATAGGTCTTATAGACCCTAGGCTATAGGCTTTAACAACACCTGTCTATGCCTTACAGCTGTCACTCGATAAATGCCTGCAAAGTTTTGCAACGTGGcatacatttttttttcaataatatttttactttGAATTACGTAACTCGCCATTTCCAAAATATCAGACTAATAATTTATATGTGCCATAATTTTTGTTTATTGTATtgttttacaaattaaaatttgataattattttagctaaaaacaaaattttttattgtttttcagttatttctttctttgatataaaataaaaatattaaatttattaaatatgaagaaattatttagattttatttataaaaaaataatgagaaattatattaaaatttaaattcaaataattatagagtttaattttataaaatatgaaatattttaattaaacaaaGATAAATGTATGTATAACAATTTACTctatctcttttttttatttttttaaaataaaaagtgggGATTTGAATCTGAAATCTCTCATATTTATTCGGATGTACTTACTatcagactaaacctgtgagtgcatcaagcattcattttatttaaataataataaaataataaaaatatataaattataattaaaattttaaaatcaatcaatATATTCAgtacatttaaatttaattagaatccaattatttaaattataaagtctaaaattatattaattaaataaaatttaatattttttaaatttatttagatgtatttatcatttattctgagtgtataaattattattaatgtattaatattaaattaattattaatctgCCTTAAGAAGTATAGTTTTTCTTGTGTAATGCTGCTCAGTGGTGCGCCATTGTAGCATTCTTTTGTGTGATTGGTATGTCTAATTTTCTGATTATTTTCCATTTATTTTGTGAGTCAAGGTTTATCTTGATAGATTTCTTTTGCCGCCTTTACTTATTGTTCTGAATTTCTTTTAGTTTGCATGTCAAGGCAGTTTTGATGTTATCGACAGTCAACGGTGGACGAAACAGTGGAAGTCGATATTTTTTTGTTTCTTAGGGGAGCGATTGTGTTGGGCagaatgaattttttaattttaaattctgtaAATACTCTGTAGGCTTATATTTTTGTCCATTCTGAgcttttattataattgaaaaaaattataattatttttataattattaaattaaattagtggATTTAGTAATAGTTATTGAAATATAAAGTAAAAGATATTCCtgttttatcttttctttttattttaaattataaaaattaattttataatataaatcaaaatttgttttaaatgtctcaaatttttatatttttccaaAGGTTAAAAAAGGTGTTACTTTATGCAATATacaaatataatttcaaaacgTTACTTTAAGTAagcaataaaatgaaaataaaagaattatagaataaaaatatttcgtGAAATAAACATGATAAATATGAAAACACAAGTaaatggaaaaaaaagaaaatcacaaGAAAACTATAAAAAAACGAGACCCGATTTCATAAttgtataattaataatcaatTCTAAAAAAAAGCATATTAGAGACAACTtgctctttttttaatttaattaaaagcaATTATGATCTACTATAGTCAGTACTAGCAACGAACATAGACGTCGTCTAAAACGGCGCCACATCATGAGATGCACGAAAgagaaattttaagaaaaatgaaataaaataattatattatatctgCGTTTTGATTGGTTGACGCACTACACTTTTGTCGTTTTGTCTTTATCATTTCATCGCTCTTACACTCTTTCAGTTgatcatttattatttattattattttttttttttcttttaaactgGTTCATCGTCCCTCATCCATAAATCCCacagaaaatagagagagaaggaagaaaaaaaaaaaactgtttaAACTGTCGCCGTTGGATTACTCTCCGCTGCATCTCCGTCGTCTCTCCAattgtcttcttcttctcacCTCCTGCTCACTTGAACATTTGTTTCCATGATTGTTCGCGGTGGCTGCCGCCTACTCTCGGTTGCTCGATCTGATGCTCAAGTATCGATCCGATTGCATCGATTTCTGAGCCTCCGCCGCTTGAATCCCCGCAGGCTTCATCGTGCTGGGACTTGACATCGCTGCTTTTACTTCTTTTACGTTTATTCTGGTGTTTCTTTGATAtatctttctttgttttttcaTCCATACCGGGATAGCTTGAGTAGTTTTGGTTTAGTTCTTTGAGTTGGTATTGTTTCTTGATAGGTAGGTGTTTGAAGATTCGTattgtttgaatttttattttgaagaaaTTAGTGTATTTGAGAAGCTTCAAATCCCTGAAAGCTGAGTTTGGAAAGTTTTGAACGATCAGTTTTGATAGGAGTAGCTGCAAATCTGTAAATTTTGATCGATGGAAGAGGGAAATAAGAACAAGAAAATCAATAGAATGAGTTACAGTAGCGGCATGCCCGACGTAGTTCTAGGCTGTGTGATGCCGTATATCGATGACCCACGCGACCGAGACGCCGTTTCACTTGTTTGCCGCCGCTGGTATGAGCTTGACGCCCTTACACGAAAACATGTAACCATCGCTTTATGTTATACTACAAGCCCGGATCGACTACGACGTCGCTTCAACCACCTTGAATCCTTGATGCTCAAAGGGAAACCAAGGGCTGCTATGTTTAATTTGATACCTGAGGATTGGGGAGGTTTCGTCACTCCATGGGTTAATGAAATTGCCGAATCGTTTAATTGCTTGAAATCACTTCACTTTAGACGCATGATTGTGACTGATTCGGATCTGGAGCGCCTAGCTAAGTCTCGCGGCCGGGTTCTGCAGGTCCTGAAGCTTGAAAAGTGTTCTGGGTTCTCTACTGATGGGCTTTTACACGTGGGTCGCCTCTGCAggtaattttgcttataattgtTCGGTGACAAATGTTGGGTCTTACCAAAAATTATTTAGGAGATTTGTCAGTTTGCTTTTCGTTTTTGATCGtttatttattacaaatattGTCATAAATTATTTGGATGGGTTTTTGCTTAATTCTTTCGTTGATTTTGTCAagtttgttataattttatttgatacgGGGTGTTATCTTAGATGTTTGGTGAGACATATCTTAACATTGAAAAGGAACTTTGGTTTTCACTTACGTGTGGGTAGAGGGATTCGATGCGCCTGAAGATTTGCTTCATATCTCTACTTCTTTgggattattttcttttcagctTTAAAATCTTGTTGGATGACCTTTTGCCTTTTCGTCTAAGCTTCAATGTCTGCATGAGCGATGGATATTTACTTAATTCTTTAGTATCTTTAGTTAGTTCTAGGTTGTTTCCTTTGGTTTGATGCTAATGTCTTTCAGGACCTATCGATGTTGGCAAGTTGCATCTCcttattttcctttcatttcCTGGAGAGAAGTATCATACATGAAAGCTGTATAATTAGTTCCATATCTTGGGAAGAAAAGATTTGTTTACTGTTTGGGACGTCATGAGAGTAACTGTATTGTATGCTTTAGAATTGATGTTCATATGTTCctacaaaaaaggaaaaaaaaaaagaaagaattgaTGCTCATATCACCTTATTGTGTCTAGTTGATATCTTCTTTGCGCAGATTTTGTGAATTTAGCTCTTTTCAGGTGTATAATGTAGAAAGTAAATTTGGACCAGATAGGTTGATAGGTAGAATGCAAGCTGCATGTCCTGGTCCCTGCTATCCCATTCACTAAAAGCCTACACCTGAATTACTTGTTAGTCATGAAATTATAGGTTTTGAAGACGgcagttttatttttcttcctaCCTTTCCACATGGTCCAGGTCTCTTAAGACTCTAGATTTTGGCCTGGTCATGGAATTTTCTTCCGGTTGCATTTCCCTTTTGTAATATGGTTAACGGTCATTATGCCTTAAATCTGATCCGAAATGAAAGCATTTCCCACTTTTCTGCTGCTTGGCATTCATGTCACTTGATCTTGGTTATTACTTGCCCTTCCCGTCTCTCTTTAATTCTAACTGGTTTGCAGTCATAATATAATGTGCTTTTTGTTGACTACTATTGTTTGTTTCCCCAGGCAATTGAGAACATTATTTCTGGAAGAGAACTCTATTACTGAGAAAGATGGTGACTGGCTACATGAGATTGCCTTGAATAATACAGTTCTTGAGACTTTGAATTTTTACATGACGGACCTCAACAAAATCAGATTTGAAGACCTTGAGCTGATAGCCAAAAACTGTCGCAATTTAGTCTCTGTGAAGATTAGTGATTGTGAAATTTTGGATCTTGTTGGTTTCTTTCATGCTGCAGCTGGTTTAGAAGAATTTTGTGGGGGTTCCTTTAATGATGCACCAGACAAGTACTCTGCTGTAACATTTCCCCGAAAACTGTGTCGTTTGGGTCTAAGCTATATGGGGAAAAATGAAATGCTTATAGTGTTCCCTTTTGCATCCATGCTCAAAAAGTTGGATCTCCTATATGCGTTGCTTGACACGGAGGACCATTGTCTTCTAATTCAAAAATGCTGCAACTTAGAAGTTCTTGAGGTAGGACTTGATTCCTCTCTAAAATGGAGTATTGTAATACAGTTCTTATTATTTGCTTCTACTTTGTCAGTTTCCATTTCTTTGAGTTCTAAAGAGCATAGATATCCGCTAGGGTAAtattttctctccatttcttctttgaaaaaaaattacatcATTATCATAATTGCTGCTTTAGTTTCAGATAGTGCATAATCCCCAGAATTTTACCTTGTACTGTCTTGCATAATTATGTGGCTTAGCCTAGCTCTTGACTCTTGAGGTAGTAAATATCTTCTATTGATTTACAAGAAAgagaattttgattttttttatttatttttaaatagctGCAGAATTTGGCAGATATTTTAGGAAACTAAGGGTCCCTGTgcttgtttgtttgtggaactcTGTGTGGATTATGTATATAGTTTAAGGACatcttatcattttattttattttttattttatattgacaGACGAGAAATGTtattggagatcgagggttggaaGTTCTTGCTTCAAGTTGTAAGCGACTAAAGAGGCTTAGAATTGAGCGTGGTGCTGATGAGCAGGGAATGGAGGATGAAGAAGGCGTAGTTTCACAGAGAGGACTAATTGCTTTGGCCCAGGGCTGCCTGGAACTGGAGTACATGGCTATTTATGTTTCAGACATCACAAATGCAGCTCTAGAACACATTGGCACTCACTTAAAGAGATTGAATGATTTTCGACTGGTCTTGCTTGACCGAGAAGAGAGGATAACAGATCTACCTTTGGACAATGGCGTTCGATCTCTATTGAGGC
This region of Manihot esculenta cultivar AM560-2 chromosome 10, M.esculenta_v8, whole genome shotgun sequence genomic DNA includes:
- the LOC110624754 gene encoding coronatine-insensitive protein 1, with the protein product MEEGNKNKKINRMSYSSGMPDVVLGCVMPYIDDPRDRDAVSLVCRRWYELDALTRKHVTIALCYTTSPDRLRRRFNHLESLMLKGKPRAAMFNLIPEDWGGFVTPWVNEIAESFNCLKSLHFRRMIVTDSDLERLAKSRGRVLQVLKLEKCSGFSTDGLLHVGRLCRQLRTLFLEENSITEKDGDWLHEIALNNTVLETLNFYMTDLNKIRFEDLELIAKNCRNLVSVKISDCEILDLVGFFHAAAGLEEFCGGSFNDAPDKYSAVTFPRKLCRLGLSYMGKNEMLIVFPFASMLKKLDLLYALLDTEDHCLLIQKCCNLEVLETRNVIGDRGLEVLASSCKRLKRLRIERGADEQGMEDEEGVVSQRGLIALAQGCLELEYMAIYVSDITNAALEHIGTHLKRLNDFRLVLLDREERITDLPLDNGVRSLLRQRKLRRFALYLRPGGLTDVGLGYIGQYSINVRWMLLGYVGESDEGLLAFSNGCPSLQKLEMRGCCFTESALARAVMQLTSLRYLWVQGYRASSINGRDLLAMARPFWNIELIPPRKVVMVNQVGEDVVVEQPAHILAYYSLAGPRRDCPSTVVPLVVGPVAA